Proteins from one Neodiprion fabricii isolate iyNeoFabr1 chromosome 5, iyNeoFabr1.1, whole genome shotgun sequence genomic window:
- the LOC124182722 gene encoding cysteine-rich with EGF-like domain protein 2 has protein sequence MLLRKIDVTSFACLTLIVLMLNHVDGTASQNEERAKTSKGQVRQTKEQLKQTKEQLRAVKLPPCAACKALVESFTHGMQKTARGKFEGGDTAWEEEKLRSYAKSEVRLVEIQENLCKVNDRGADQCHLLAEETESDVEDWWFNHQDSKDLHTYLCIDLLQHCCPDKHFGPECLPCEGYPDNICNNNGKCKGAGTRKGNGQCTCDEGYFGTTCEQCLPGYFESYRDEVKFLCTKCHLACDGNCTEGGPKACQKCNQGWEMIEEKGCIDINECLVSGKKACVGNKFCVNKEGSFDCLDCDKACDGCTGDGPDMCIKCIEGHRKKDNICVDSDLLGRKKTENIARYSTYFGLCLATCIILQRNVYAASLIGLLVGIYISVSEYMIAFSTVQDTSANMDILGPAV, from the exons ATGCTTTTACGGAAAATAGATGTAACTAGTTTCGCATGCCTTACGCTTATTGTCCTTATGTTGAATCACGTCGACGGAACCGCGTCGCAGAATGAAGAGAGAGCAAAAACAAGCAAAGGTCAGGTCCGTCAAACTAAAGAACAATTGAAACAAACTAAGGAACAATTGAGAGCTGTCAAACTGCCGCCATGTGCGGCATGCAAGGCTCTCGTCGAATCTTTCACACAC GGCATGCAAAAGACTGCTCGTGGAAAGTTTGAAGGTGGGGATACGGCCTGGGAAGAAGAGAAGCTGCGATCGTATGCCAAAAGTGAAGTGCGACTTGTCGAGATCCAGGAAAATCTGTGCAAGGTAAATGACAGAGGGGCCGATCAATGTCATTTGCTAGCAGAGGAAACAGAGTCGGACGTTGAGGACTGGTGGTTCAACCACCAGGACTCCAAGGACCTGCATACCTACCTATGTATTGATTTACTTCAACACTGCTGTCCAGACAAGCATTTTGGCCCAGAATGCCTGCCATGCGAAGGGTATCCCGACAACATTTGCAACAACAATGGGAAATGCAAGGGAGCTGGTACCAGAAAGGGAAATGGCCAGTGCACTTGTGACGAAGGCTACTTTGGGACCACATGTGAACAATGCTTGCCTGGCTACTTTGAATCTTACAGAGACGAAGTCAAGTTTTTATGCACTAAGTGCCATTTAGCATGCGATGGGAATTGCACTGAAGGAGGGCCCAAGGCTTGTCAGAAATGCAATCAAGGCTGGGAAATGATTGAGGAAAAAGGATGCATTGATATCAATGAATGTCTCGTCAGTGGCAAAAAAGCTTGTGTGGGGAATAAATTTTGCGTGAATAAGGAGGGATCTTTTGATTGTTTAG ATTGTGATAAAGCTTGCGATGGTTGTACTGGCGATGGTCCAGATATGTGCATAAAGTGCATTGAGGGACACCGTAAAAAAGACAACATTTGCGTCG ATTCTGATCTTTTAGGGCGCAAGAAGACAGAAAACATCGCTCGATACTCAACGTACTTTGGGCTCTGCCTAGCAACATGCATAATACTGCAACGTAACGTTTATGCAGCCAGCTTGATTGGCTTACTAGTGGGGATTTATATTTCTGTGTCCGAATACATGATCGCATTCAGTACAGTCCAAGATACATCTGCGAATATGGATATTCTTGGTCCTGCAGTTTag